The Chryseobacterium indologenes genomic sequence TGCTTTTTTATCATTTGTTAAATACCCAGGTTTGAATATGTTTAATTGATTTACTTTTTGTTGGATAAACGGAAGGACGCAAAGGTTTTTTTTCTTTATTATGTACACGATAGCTGTTTCGGACGGATGTCTGAATTTCTTTTATTAATACGTAATTGTACCAGAAAAAAAATGTATTCCCGAAGCTCCATGGTCCTATGTGGCTTTAAAATTTCGAACGACATAGGAACATAGAAATATATAATTTTTATTACTATATTGATAACAACTGTTCGCCGCTATGAAAAGTATGACAGATAAAAACAGAAAACGCAGCCCAATATGGACTACGCTTTCTTTGTAAATCGACCCTATATGACAAAGTTTTATCCTTCCCAGGTTTCTACTTTCATGATTTCAATGGTTCTGTTTCCGTCTTTAAAAGGCCAGTCGATGATATCACCAACTTTATAGCCGACTACAGCAAGAGCAATTTCAGAAAGTATAGAGTGCTTATTCTTTTTTAGTTTTTCTCTGGTAGAGGGTACAAAAATATATTCATGTTCAACATCAAGGGTGTGATCCTTTAAAGTTACCTTTCTCTCGACTGTTACTACATCTTTAGGTAAATCTCTTCTCAACACCTGTTTAGCTTTTCTCAATTCTTCAGCAAGCCTTTTTTCTTCAGGTATACTTACTTTCTTTCTTCTGAGTGTATCTTTTATAGCATCGTAAATTCCTGTAGTTACGATAATTTGTTCGGACATTTTTCAATTTTTTAGGATTAACGTGCAGTTATTTTCCGAAGATCCAATGAGAACGCAGGCACAGCTATGCCTTCTTCTATGGAAAACCGCAAAAACAATAAATAAAATCCGGAGTATTCCCCTGTCTTGGATCCTGACAGGGCTTAATTGATAAAGTCCTTTGAACTTTTCAGAAAAGAATCTGTATGCAGATAAAGTAATGACAGCAACAATGATCGTCGGCGCTCTGCTGATAAAAAGATTGTTGCTGTCATTATAGTGTTATTTTTTAATTGTAACAAAGATAGAACTTAAAAACGGAATGTAACGACTCCGCTTAACGAAACTCTTGTCAGACCTTCTTTTTGGTTATCCGGCAGGTCTAAAGTTTGTCCGTTAATCTTCATTTTACTTAATGTTCCTGCGGTTATACTCAGTTTTGGTCCGATAAAAATATTATCAGACAAAGCATATTGATATCCGAAGCCAGCATCCAGCCCCAGATTGGAACCGGTACCTTTGACATTTCCTGTTTTGGTTGTATAGGAAATAACACCTATTGCCGCATCAAGAAACAATTTGTGGTTGGTGGGCTCATTGTAGTTGGAATACATGATGGATGGTCCAATGAAAGTAATATTATCATGTGTACTTACGGGAAAAGAAAAATAATTTCCTTGAGAATCACGGGTTGATAATATTCCGTTACTTGAAGCACTGTAATTGGAAAACTTTAATCCGATTCCGATATTGTTGATGTGATAGTAAGCAGAAAGATCAAAGTGAAGGCCGCTTTTTAAGCCTTTGATATAATCTTTTTCTTGTTTTGAAAAACCAGAAGGTGTTTCAGCGACTCTCCATC encodes the following:
- a CDS encoding GreA/GreB family elongation factor gives rise to the protein MSEQIIVTTGIYDAIKDTLRRKKVSIPEEKRLAEELRKAKQVLRRDLPKDVVTVERKVTLKDHTLDVEHEYIFVPSTREKLKKNKHSILSEIALAVVGYKVGDIIDWPFKDGNRTIEIMKVETWEG
- a CDS encoding outer membrane beta-barrel protein; protein product: MMKKLMLLGAISTSLLSFAQRKFSFIPSVGYGWRVAETPSGFSKQEKDYIKGLKSGLHFDLSAYYHINNIGIGLKFSNYSASSNGILSTRDSQGNYFSFPVSTHDNITFIGPSIMYSNYNEPTNHKLFLDAAIGVISYTTKTGNVKGTGSNLGLDAGFGYQYALSDNIFIGPKLSITAGTLSKMKINGQTLDLPDNQKEGLTRVSLSGVVTFRF